One region of Glycine max cultivar Williams 82 chromosome 9, Glycine_max_v4.0, whole genome shotgun sequence genomic DNA includes:
- the LOC100793501 gene encoding Obg-like ATPase 1-like (The RefSeq protein has 1 substitution compared to this genomic sequence): MPPKSAKSKEAPAERPILGRFSSHLKIGIVGLPNVGKSTLFNTLTKLAIPAENFPFCTIEPNEARVNVPDERFEWLCQLFKPKSEVSAFLEIHDIAGLVRGAHQGQGLGNSFLSHIRAVDGIFHVLRAFEDPDIIHVDDTVDPVRDLEVITEELRLKDIEFMERKIEDIEKNMKRSNDKQLKIELECCQRVKALLEEGKDIRLGDWKAADIEILNSFQLLTAKPVVYLVNMTEKDYQRKKNKFLPKIHAWVQEHGGETIIPFSCALERNLADMPPDEAAKYCEENKTQSALTKIIKTGFSAINLIYFFTAGPDEVKCWQIRRQTKAPQAAGAIHTDFERGFICAEVMKFEDLKELGSESAVKAAGKYKQEGKTYVVQDGDIIFFKFNVSGGGKK, translated from the exons ATGCCTCCCAAATCTGCCAAATCCAAGGAAGCTCCAGCTGAGCGACCCATCCTCGGTCGATTCTCTTCTCACCTCAAAATTGGCATT GTTGGCTTGCCAAATGTTGGAAAGTCTACTCTCTTTAATACTCTCACCAAGTTGGCAATACCTGCTGAGAACTTCCCCTTTTGCACCATTGAGCCTAATGAGGCACGGGTCAATGTACCCGATGAACGGTTCGAGTGGCTTTGCCAATTATTCAAGCCAAAAAGTGAG GTCTCGGCTTTCTTAGAAATCCATGACATAGCTGGATTGGTCCGAGGTGCTCATCAGGGGCAAGGATTGGGGAATAGTTTTTTATCTCACATCCGTGCTGTAGATGGCATTTTCCATGTTTTAC GTGCATTTGAGGATCCGGACATTATTCACGTTGATGATACTGTTGACCCAGTCAGGGATTTAGAGGTCATTACTGAAGAATTGCGGCTGAAG GATATTGAATTCATGgaaagaaagatagaagatatTGAGAAAAGCATGAAGAGGAGCAATGACAAACAGTTAAAAATCGAGCTTGAATGTTGTCAAAGG GTGAAGGCATTGCTTGAGGAAGGAAAAGATATACGTCTAGGGGATTGGAAGGCTGCTgatattgaaattttgaattccttTCAGTTGCTGACTGCCAAGCCTGTTGTATACTTG GTTAATATGACAGAAAAAGATtaccaaagaaaaaagaacaagtTTCTGCCCAAAATTCATGCATG GGTCCAAGAGCACGGTGGTGAGACTATTATTCCTTTCAGCTGTGCCTTGGAAAGGAATCTTGCAGATATGCCACCAGATGAAGCTGCTAAGTATTGTGAGGAGAACAAAACACAAAG TGCTCttaccaaaataataaagacTGGATTTTCAGCTATTAATCTCATTTACTTTTTCACTGCAGGACCTGATGAG GTTAAGTGTTGGCAAATTCGACGCCAAACAAAGGCTCCCCAAGCTGCAGGGGCTATCCATACTGATTTTGAAAGAGGATTTATTTGTGCTGAG GTGATGAAGTTTGAGGATCTAAAGGAACTTGGTAGTGAGTCAGCTGTGAAG GCTGCTGGAAAGTATAAACAGGAAGGGAAAACGTATGTGGTCCAAGATGGAGACATTATATTCTTTAAGTTCAACGTTTCTGGTGGGGGCAAGAAGTAA
- the LOC100795611 gene encoding LRR receptor-like serine/threonine-protein kinase GHR1, giving the protein MKPFSLLVLSLYFFSVVGQLPSQDILTLLEFKKGIKHDPTGYVLNSWNEESIDFDGCPSSWNGVLCNGGNVAGVVLDNLGLSADTDLSVFTNLTKLVKLSLSNNSISGTLLDSIADFKSLEFLDISYNLFSSSLPLGIGKLGSLQNLSLAGNNFSGPIPDSISEMASIKSLDLSCNAFSGMLPASLTKTISLVSLNLSHNGFNGKIPKGLELIPALEKLDLHGNMLEGNLDVVFMLSSSASYVDLSENMLSSSDSNQKFLPRISESIKHLNLSHNKLTGSLASGAAEPVFENLKVLDLSYNQLDGELPGFDFVYDLEVLKLSNNRFSGFIPNGLLKGDSLVLTELDLSANNLSGPLSIITSTTLHSLNLSSNEFTGDMPLLTGSCAVLDLSNNKLEGNLTRMLKWGNIEFLDLSRNHLTGAIPEETPQFLRLNYLNLSHNSLSSSLPKVLTQYPKLRVLDISFNQLDGLLPANLLTLPTLQELRLENNMISGGIKFSSSPDQSDLQILDLSHNQLNGYFPDEFGSLTGLKVLNIAGNNFSGSLPTTIADMSSLDSLDISENHFTGPLPSNMPKGLQNFNASQNDLSGVVPEVLRKFPSSSFFPGNTKLHFPNGPPGSISSPAESSKRKHMNTIVKVIIIVSCVVALFILILLAVFIHYIRISRSPPEYETSKDIHRHPQPIISAPVRTTDGGGALVVSAEDLVTSRKESPSEIISSDEKMAAVTGFSPSKQSHFSWSPESGDSLSGENLARLDTRSPDRLVGELHFLDDTITLTPEELSRAPAEVLGRSSHGTSYKATLENGLLLRVKWLREGVAKQRKEFVKETKKFANIRHPNVVGLRGYYWGPTQHEKLILSDYISLGSLASFLYDRPGRKGPPLTWTQRLKIAVDVARGLNYLHFDRAVPHGNLKATNVLLDTTDMNARVADYCLHRLMTQAGTIEQILDAGVLGYCAPELAASKKPMPSFKSDVYAFGVILLELLTGRCAGDVISSEEGGVDLTDWVRLRVAEGRGSECFEATLMPEMSNPVVEKGMKEVLGIAMRCIRSISERPGIKTIYEDLSSI; this is encoded by the exons ATGAAGCCTTTTAGCCTTTTAGTGTTATCTTTATatttcttctctgtggtaggGCAGCTTCCCTCTCAGGACATTTTAACATTGCTGGAGTTTAAGAAAGGCATCAAGCATGACCCTACTGGTTATGTTCTCAATTCCTGGAATGAGGAATCCATTGACTTTGATGGATGCCCATCTTCATGGAATGGAGTTCTGTGCAATGGTGGTAATGTTGCTGGGGTTGTTCTTGACAACTTGGGTCTCTCTGCTGACACTGACTTGAGTGTGTTTACTAATCTCACAAAGCTTGTGAAACTCTCCTTGTCCAACAATTCCATATCAGGAACACTACTTGACAGCATTGCTGATTTCAAAAGCCTTGAATTCTTGGATATCTCTTATAACCTCTTTTCCTCATCCTTGCCATTGGGGATTGGTAAATTAGGGAGCTTGCAGAATCTGTCGTTGGCTGGAAATAACTTCTCTGGCCCAATTCCTGACTCTATTTCAGAAATGGCCTCCATCAAGTCCCTTGACTTGAGCTGCAATGCCTTCTCTGGAATGCTGCCAGCATCGTTGACTAAGACTATTAGTCTTGTATCTCTTAACTTGTCTCATAACGGCTTCAATGGAAAAATTCCCAAAGGTTTGGAGCTGATCCCTGCTCTTGAAAAACTTGACTTGCATGGGAATATGCTTGAAGGTAATTTGGATGTTGTATTTATGCTTTCATCAAGTGCCAGCTATGTTGATTTAAGTGAGAATATGCTGTCAAGTTCTGATTCCAATCAGAAGTTTCTACCGCGAATATCTGAAAGTATTAAGCATCTGAATCTAAGCCACAACAAGCTTACTGGGTCATTGGCTAGTGGAGCCGCGGAACCTGTTTTTGAAAACTTGAAGGTGTTGGACCTCAGCTACAATCAGTTGGACGGAGAATTGCCcggatttgattttgtttatgatCTTGAAGTTCTTAAACTCAGCAACAACAGATTTTCAGGATTTATTCCTAATGGCCTGCTGAAAGGAGACTCTTTGGTTTTAACTGAATTGGATTTGAGTGCCAACAATCTCTCAG GGCCACTAAGTATAATTACATCAACAACACTTCATTCTCTTAATCTCTCATCAAATGAGTTCACGGGTGATATGCCACTGTTGACTGGAAGCTGTGCTGTACTTGATCTGTCAAATAACAAATTAGAAGGAAACTTGACCAGGATGTTGAAATGGGGGAATATAGAATTTCTTGATCTCAGTCGGAATCATTTGACGGGGGCCATCCCTGAGGAAACTCCTCAATTTCTGCGATTGAATTATTTGAACCTATCCCATAATTCTCTAAGCAGCTCCCTTCCAAAAGTCTTAACACAGTATCCAAAGCTTAGAGTGCTCGACATTAGTTTCAACCAATTGGATGGACTACTTCCAGCTAATCTGCTCACACTGCCCACATTGCAAGAGCTGCGTCTTGAAAATAATATGATCTCTGGTGGCATCAAGTTTTCGTCTTCTCCTGACCAATCCGATCTTCAGATTCTTGATCTTTCTCACAACCAGCTTAATGGCTATTTTCCTGATGAGTTTGGGTCATTAACTGGCCTAAAAGTGCTAAATATTgccggaaataatttttctggTTCTCTTCCAACTACCATTGCAGACATGAGTTCACTTGACTCCCTGGATATATCAGAGAATCATTTTACTGGTCCTCTACCAAGTAACATGCCAAAGGGGCTCCAAAACTTTAATGCTTCACAAAATGATCTGTCTGGAGTTGTCCCAGAAGTTCTTAGAAAGTTTCCCAGTTCTTCTTTCTTTCCTGGGAATACCAAGTTACATTTTCCAAATGGTCCTCCTGGATCAATCAGTTCACCTGCTGAAAGTTCCAAGAGGAAGCATATGAACACCATAGTTAAAGTCATAATCATAGTGTCATGCGTGGTTGCGCTCTTCATATTAATCTTGCTTGCTGTCTTCATACACTACATACGTATATCAAGATCTCCACCAGAATATGAAACAAGTAAGGATATCCACAGGCATCCTCAACCAATTATCTCGGCTCCTGTTCGTACGACAGATGGGGGTGGCGCTTTGGTTGTTTCAGCTGAGGACCTCGTGACCTCACGCAAAGAGTCACCATCGGAGATAATCAGCTCTGATGAAAAAATGGCAGCTGTAACAGGGTTCTCTCCATCAAAACAAAGCCACTTTTCATGGTCACCAGAATCTGGTGATTCACTTAGTGGTGAAAATCTTGCAAGACTAGATACGAGATCGCCAGATCGGTTGGTTGGCGAGCTACATTTTCTTGATGATACGATAACATTGACGCCTGAGGAGCTCTCAAGGGCCCCTGCTGAAGTTTTAGGAAGAAGTAGTCACGGTACTTCTTACAAGGCAACTCTGGAGAATGGTTTGTTGTTGAGAGTGAAGTGGTTGAGAGAAGGAGTGGCAAAACAGAGAAAAGAATTTGTAAAGGAGACGAAGAAATTTGCAAACATCAGACATCCAAATGTTGTAGGATTGAGAGGATATTATTGGGGTCCTACACAGCACGAGAAGCTTATACTTTCAGATTACATCTCACTAGGAAGTCTTGCAAGTTTTCTTTATG ATCGACCAGGAAGAAAAGGTCCACCACTAACTTGGACCCAGAGGCTCAAAATAGCAGTTGATGTAGCACGTGGCCTGAACTATCTCCATTTTGATCGCGCTGTTCCTCACGGGAATCTCAAAGCTACAAATGTGTTGTTAGATACAACTGATATGAATGCACGTGTTGCCGATTACTGCCTTCACCGACTCATGACTCAAGCTGGTACCATTGAACAGATTCTCGATGCTGGGGTCTTGGGTTATTGCGCACCAGAGTTAGCTGCTTCCAAGAAGCCAATGCCCTCCTTCAAGTCAGATGTTTATGCTTTTGGAGTGATACTTTTGGAACTTCTAACTGGAAGGTGTGCTGGTGATGTTATATCTAGTGAGGAGGGAGGTGTTGATCTGACAGACTGGGTAAGGTTGCGTGTAGCAGAAGGCCGAGGCTCAGaatgttttgaggctaccttGATGCCGGAAATGAGCAATCCAGTTGTAGAAAAGGGAATGAAGGAGGTCCTGGGAATAGCAATGCGGTGCATTCGGTCCATTTCTGAAAGGCCTGGTATCAAGACTATTTATGAAGATCTCTCTTCTATATAG
- the LOC100800732 gene encoding protein KRI1 homolog translates to MPLQLFDGSDSENEDISKIKIDKEYARRFEHNKKREDLQRFEELKKKGVIDSPSHSHSEGEEESESESLDDDDDDYETLVNSRRRDKEFFDALIKVKKQDPILKQKDVRLFGSDDSSDDESDEKEKVKSKDKKGEKPMYLKDVVAKHLIEEGADFGDEEEEIDEKEKRKGKKVMPLKDKDFVIKDGKKTYGDEQEELKKAFLQAVEREGLEDGEEEFFSVKEKVGEEDKVDSDDKELEEKLDEYFGGDVESNENSKFLRSYFMNKLWIDKSGKNLNVGEDELDEISEDEVELERQEEYEYRFQENPGDRVLGHARKVEGSVRKKMNARKEQRKSKEERMAIEQKEREEELKRLKNLKKQEIQEKVKKIMKTAGIHGDDIIPLSMAEIEEEFDPEEYDRMMKKAFDEKYYNAEDADLDFCSDIDDIEKPDFEKEDELLGLPKGWDACGSNGGFLAAREKALKEKIENTSDDDLPEAEDENERFENTSDDDLPEGEDEKEEKIPEEGSRKRKRKTALLEKARQAMMDEYYKLDYEDTIGDLKTRFKYAKTKSSRFGLSASEILLMDDKELNQYISLKKLAPYQEEEWKLSKQKRYMLKMRAKELLRMSSLDKKKRKNSKVDSGKITSSKSVENEKPSTEESNINTDNLSRKAKRRRQVANLKLSQSRLKAYGKIPSKSKHGGKH, encoded by the coding sequence ATGCCTCTGCAACTTTTTGATGGCAGCGATTCCGAAAACGAGGACATTTCAAAGATCAAGATAGACAAGGAGTATGCTCGTAGGTTTGAGCACAATAAGAAACGGGAGGACCTCCAgcgatttgaggaattaaaaaaGAAGGGTGTTATTGATTCACCTTCACACTCGCATTCTGAAGGTGAGGAGGAATCTGAGTCCGAGTCattggatgatgatgatgatgactatGAGACGCTTGTCAATTCTAGAAGGAGGGACAAGGAGTTCTTTGATGCCTTAATTAAGGTGAAGAAGCAAGATCCTATTCTTAAGCAAAAAGATGTTAGGCTCTTTGGGTCTGATGATAGCAGTGACGACGAAAGTGATGAGAAGGAGAAAGTTAAATCAAAAGACAAGAAGGGTGAAAAGCCAATGTATTTGAAGGATGTGGTGGCAAAGCATTTGATTGAGGAGGGGGCAGATTTTGGTGATGAAGAGGAGGAGATAGATGAAAAGGAAAAACGTAAGGGTAAGAAGGTAATGCCTTTGAAAGATAAAGACTTTGTTATTAAGGATGGGAAGAAGACTTATggtgatgagcaagaggagttGAAAAAGGCTTTTCTGCAAGCAGTAGAAAGGGAGGGTTTGGAAGATGGTGAAGAGGAGTTTTTCAGTGTGAAGGAGAAGGTAGGTGAGGAAGACAAAGTAGATAGTGATGACAAGGAACTTGAGGAGAAGCTGGATGAGTATTTTGGTGGAGATGTAGAATCAAATGAAAATTCCAAGTTTCTAAGAAGCTATTTCATGAACAAATTGTGGATAGACAAGAGTGGGAAGAATTTGAATGTTGGAGAGGATGAATTGGACGAGATTTCAGAGGATGAGGTGGAGCTTGAGAGACAGGAAGAATATGAGTACAGATTTCAGGAAAATCCAGGAGATAGGGTGTTGGGTCATGCTCGGAAGGTGGAGGGATCAGtgaggaagaagatgaatgcAAGGAAAGAGCAGAGAAAGAGCAAAGAGGAGAGAATGGCTATAGAACAAAAGGAGAGAGAGGAGGAGTTGAAACGtttaaagaatttgaagaaGCAGGAGATACAGGAGAAGGTTAAAAAGATAATGAAGACTGCAGGGATCCATGGTGATGATATTATCCCATTGTCTATGGCAGAAATTGAAGAGGAATTTGACCCAGAGGAGTATGACAGAATGATGAAGAAGGCATTTGACGAGAAATATTATAATGCAGAGGATGCTGACCTTGACTTTTGTAGTGACATTGATGACATTGAGAAGCCAGATTTTGAAAAGGAGGATGAATTACTTGGGCTTCCTAAAGGCTGGGATGCATGCGGATCTAATGGTGGGTTTTTAGCTGCAAGGGAAAAAGCATTgaaagaaaagattgagaataCTAGTGATGACGATCTCCCTGAAGCAGAAGATGAAAACGAAAGGTTTGAGAATACTAGTGATGACGATCTCCCGGAAGGAgaagatgaaaaagaagagaaaattccTGAGGAAGGTAGTCGGAAGAGGAAGCGCAAAACAGCACTTTTGGAGAAAGCAAGACAGGCAATGATGGATGAGTACTATAAATTAGATTATGAGGACACAATTGGGGACCTGAAGACAAGATTCAAGTatgccaaaacaaaatcaagtaGATTTGGCTTGAGTGCCTCAGAGATACTATTGATGGATGACAAGGAATTGAATCAGTATATTTCCTTGAAAAAGCTTGCTCCTTACCAGGAGGAGGAATGGAAACTAAGCAAACAGAAAAGATACATGCTGAAGATGAGAGCCAAGGAGCTCCTTCGGATGTCAAGTTTGGataagaagaaaaggaagaattCAAAGGTTGATTCTGGCAAGATAACTTCATCAAAAAGTGTTGAGAACGAAAAACCAAGCACAGAAGAATCAAATATTAATACAGATAATCTATCAAGGAAAGCCAAGCGAAGGCGACAAGTGGCTAATTTGAAGTTATCACAATCAAGGCTTAAAGCATATGGGAAGATACCCTCAAAATCTAAGCATGGAGGAAAGCACTGA
- the LOC100798272 gene encoding probable 3-hydroxyisobutyrate dehydrogenase, mitochondrial isoform X2, whose product MAICKLKSLLSLSKCNSALVSSSIRAFSSAQNVGFIGLGNMGSRMANNLIKAGFRLTVHDLNSDVLEMFSQMGVPTKKTPYEVSEASDVVITMLPTSAHVIDVYTGPNGLLHGGKLLRPWLLLDSSTIDPQTSRNLSATVTNYILREKKGEWEKPFKLDAPVSGSVTAAEAGTLTFMVGGSEEAFLAAKPLLFSMGKSAIYCGGAGSGSAAKICNNLALAVSMLGISEALALGQSLGVSASTLTNIFNCSSARCWSSDAYNPVPGLMEGVPSSGDYNGGFASKLMAKDLNLAVESAKLAGCKYPLTSQAQKIYTELCSVGHEAKDFSCAFRHYYSGIDEPHDQ is encoded by the exons ATGGCGATTTGCAAGTTGAAATCTTTGCTTTCTCTTTCGAAATGCAACTCTGCGTTGGTCTCCTCTTCAATACGCGCTTTCTCTTCGGCACAG AATGTTGGATTCATTGGGCTTGGAAATATGGGATCACGAATGGCAAATAATCTGATCAAAGCTGGATTCAGACTCACAGTTCATGACCT AAACTCTGATGTTCTCGAGATGTTCTCTCAAATGGGAGTTCCCACAAAGAAAACACCTTATGAAGTTTCAGAAGCAAGTGATGTTGTAATCACAATGTTGCCAACTTCTGCCCAT GTGATTGATGTTTACACTGGACCAAATGGTTTGCTTCATGGTGGAAAACTCCTAAGGCCATGGTTGTTGTTAGATTCATCCACTATTGATCCACAAACATCAAGAAACCTTTCTGCTACAGTAACTAATTATATTctaagagaaaagaaag GTGAATGGGAAAAACCTTTCAAGTTGGATGCTCCTGTATCTGGAAGTGTTACTGCAGCTGAAGCTGGGACACTTACTTTTATG GTTGGTGGCTCTGAGGAAGCATTTCTTGCTGCAAAGCCCTTACTCTTTTCAATGGGTAAAAGTGCAATATATTGTGGTGGAGCAGGAAGTGGTTCT GCAGCAAAAATTTGCAATAATTTGGCTTTGGCTGTGAGCATGCTGGGAATATCAGAAGCTCTTGCTCTAGGCCAATCTCTAGGTGTTTCTGCCAGCACCTtgacaaatatatttaattgctCCAGTGCTCGCTGTTGGAGTAG TGATGCTTACAACCCAGTTCCTGGGCTGATGGAAGGGGTGCCCTCGTCAGGGGATTATAACGGAGGGTTTGCATCCAAGCTTATG GCAAAAGACTTGAATCTAGCAGTAGAATCAGCTAAGCTGGCTGGATGTAAATACCCACTAACATCACAAGCGCAAAAGAT ATATACTGAGCTCTGCAGCGTTGGCCATGAAGCCAAAGACTTTTCATGTGCTTTTCGCCATTATTACTCTGGAATTGACGAACCTCATGATCAGTAA
- the LOC100798272 gene encoding probable 3-hydroxyisobutyrate dehydrogenase, mitochondrial isoform X1, translating to MAICKLKSLLSLSKCNSALVSSSIRAFSSAQVPPNHLRNVGFIGLGNMGSRMANNLIKAGFRLTVHDLNSDVLEMFSQMGVPTKKTPYEVSEASDVVITMLPTSAHVIDVYTGPNGLLHGGKLLRPWLLLDSSTIDPQTSRNLSATVTNYILREKKGEWEKPFKLDAPVSGSVTAAEAGTLTFMVGGSEEAFLAAKPLLFSMGKSAIYCGGAGSGSAAKICNNLALAVSMLGISEALALGQSLGVSASTLTNIFNCSSARCWSSDAYNPVPGLMEGVPSSGDYNGGFASKLMAKDLNLAVESAKLAGCKYPLTSQAQKIYTELCSVGHEAKDFSCAFRHYYSGIDEPHDQ from the exons ATGGCGATTTGCAAGTTGAAATCTTTGCTTTCTCTTTCGAAATGCAACTCTGCGTTGGTCTCCTCTTCAATACGCGCTTTCTCTTCGGCACAGGTTCCCCCTAATCACTTGCGG AATGTTGGATTCATTGGGCTTGGAAATATGGGATCACGAATGGCAAATAATCTGATCAAAGCTGGATTCAGACTCACAGTTCATGACCT AAACTCTGATGTTCTCGAGATGTTCTCTCAAATGGGAGTTCCCACAAAGAAAACACCTTATGAAGTTTCAGAAGCAAGTGATGTTGTAATCACAATGTTGCCAACTTCTGCCCAT GTGATTGATGTTTACACTGGACCAAATGGTTTGCTTCATGGTGGAAAACTCCTAAGGCCATGGTTGTTGTTAGATTCATCCACTATTGATCCACAAACATCAAGAAACCTTTCTGCTACAGTAACTAATTATATTctaagagaaaagaaag GTGAATGGGAAAAACCTTTCAAGTTGGATGCTCCTGTATCTGGAAGTGTTACTGCAGCTGAAGCTGGGACACTTACTTTTATG GTTGGTGGCTCTGAGGAAGCATTTCTTGCTGCAAAGCCCTTACTCTTTTCAATGGGTAAAAGTGCAATATATTGTGGTGGAGCAGGAAGTGGTTCT GCAGCAAAAATTTGCAATAATTTGGCTTTGGCTGTGAGCATGCTGGGAATATCAGAAGCTCTTGCTCTAGGCCAATCTCTAGGTGTTTCTGCCAGCACCTtgacaaatatatttaattgctCCAGTGCTCGCTGTTGGAGTAG TGATGCTTACAACCCAGTTCCTGGGCTGATGGAAGGGGTGCCCTCGTCAGGGGATTATAACGGAGGGTTTGCATCCAAGCTTATG GCAAAAGACTTGAATCTAGCAGTAGAATCAGCTAAGCTGGCTGGATGTAAATACCCACTAACATCACAAGCGCAAAAGAT ATATACTGAGCTCTGCAGCGTTGGCCATGAAGCCAAAGACTTTTCATGTGCTTTTCGCCATTATTACTCTGGAATTGACGAACCTCATGATCAGTAA